A window of Plasmodium malariae genome assembly, chromosome: 12 genomic DNA:
ATACCATtttgatttaattttaatttattttattttattatatttattttttttttttttcatttatttggtTAGTATTTATGATATGTATATTGCTACTACTGTACGTACTTCGACACTGCTTTTTTGCTTCACCTTTAGGGGGAAGGGGGGGAGAAAAATGAATTTGTTAGTTGTGTTGTGGAGTACTCTTTTCAtttatgaaaagaaaaaatgagaaaaaggattatttatttttttttaccattcATAACATATATGCCATTCATACCATTTCACATCTTTCCCTTTGCATATGTTTCACGCCCCCTTTTCAAAAGAGGACACGGAATTTCCTGACCTGCAAGAATTATTTTCAGAGTATAatgagaaatatttttttagcaaATTAAAATCAGTACAAGTGAAATGGAGCAATAAAATGAAGTTGTGCGCAGggatatgtatatttaaggTATGCTACACACCCGGTTACTTGTGCATATACCCATACATTCACTTATACACATTTTACGCTCAAGTCGAATAAATGCTACCATTATTTAATTGCATTTCTGCTTCCACACAAATACTTATGTCCAATGGGTTTAATGAcctttacttttattttatagaaatCGGGTTACTGCTGCATTCGGTTATCACTTCCCCTTCTGAAgctaagaaaaataaaggaatacAGAGTATATACTAATTTTCACCTTacaaacctttttttttttccccttttacTTGTGCTATATTatgctaatatatatatatgtatatatatatatatatatatatatatatatatatatatacatatatattattttataggaGACGTTACTTCATGAAATGATTCATgcgtttttatttttaacaagaCATAACTCTAGACACGATGGACATGGACCTGTAATAgtgatacatatatatttatctgcttatttatttgtgcatatatttatttattcgtatatttatttatgcgtatatttatttatgcgtatatttatttatgcgtatatttatttatgcgtatatttatttatgcgtatatttacttatgcatatatttatttatgaatttatatatttattacctttatttttattttattattttttttttttttttgtgtgtgtGGATCAAAAATTTCGCATTTTCGTTTACATTAACAATCGAAATATGCTACTACCCATTTTGTATTACgcttaaaaaaaggaatttaaAAAGCACATGTACAGAATAAATAAAGCAACAGGACTATGTATTACGATTTATCATAGTTTTCATAACGAAGTCAACTTCTATAGAAATCATGTCTGGAGGTGCACGGTAAAAACAGCGGAAAAATgcacaaaaaatatacataaaaaaagagaagaaaaaaacatataatatatagacAAAAATGGACcaataaacaaaatagtaaaagtatgataaacaaattatgtattcttaaaattttttctttcttttctttcttttctttcttttcttttttctttttttttcttttttgcaaAAAGGGGGTTTGCCGAACTTACCCTCCTCATTTTGGGTATGTCAAGAGATCCATGAACAGGCCCCCGGGACCAAAGGAAAAATGGTGTAAGTTAAGGCATaggcataaaaaaaaaaaaaaaaaaatgaagttgAAGCAATGGAGATGTGGTAATAGAGAGGTGGCAATATAAACGAAACAatacaggaaaaaaaaaaaaaaaaaaaaaaaaaaaagtttcatATGTTGACCTCCTCCTCACACCCAACACACACACAATTGTGCAACGAAGAAGCCATTTAGAAAACCTTAAAatggaaattttaaaaatacaaacaaaATTCTTAACATGTTCAGGGAGAAGACACTCATCGTACTGTTGTGGCAATTTCGtcaaaattaatgaaatcgaggatgttaaaaataaggaGTTAGGAGATCAGCAAAAGGGAATTCAAGTCGTTGTTCCATTCGATAATAaattagataaaataaaggagaaaaaaaaaaaaaaaaatggtaatacAAGCTGTAAACGTGTgtttgtatatgtacgtatgtgcatacatatatacatctatatatgcataatacaTACCAACATAGACACACACCTCTTGTACTCATGCACTCACACTACTTTTACTCCACTTAAATTTCAATATGACTGCTGTACTCCCTCAACCTCTACTACTCATACGAAAGAATTCTTTGAAAAAAGAGATGACAATATGGATAAGGAAGCAGTTAACGATGccataattatattagaCTCAAAAGAAAGTTTTTCAGAAAAAAGATTAGATGAAGATAATTTAGACATAATTAACATCATTAAAAACTTATTTAACGATAACcaagataaaatattatcattcCCTGATATTTCTATTGATTACCATAAAGCATTTgaaagcaaaaaatattttgaaatagaCTAAGCTTAGTACAGCACGAGGTaacaatatattacatttcgatctgcttttttttttaggcAATTTGTCAGTTCATCCTGCCTATACCCCagtaatactttttttttttttttttttttttctcttttttttttttaaaaaaaaagtattatatttttaaatgtacatttttCTCACCTAATACATTCTTATCAATTTCGTTTTATGCTTACCCGAAACGTTCCAACGTTTATGCATGTACTTATGGCCACTTAcatacgtatttatataaatgtatacagtACGTATTCGtgaattttgtttttccctGCGCGTGCAGATTTTACTGCATAGAACTGTAGCAATTTACGCGGAAggaaaggggaaaaaaataaaataaaacataatattagtaaaacatagtatagtataatataatacaatatgataaaatataatagagTTAAACATAATAACAAATTGCCAAACGGAATATTTCCGAATTTATTTTCCGCCCAACAGACGTAAATTTCAACATAACTGCGAATCATGTTGATGAataatatgcaaaaaaaaaaaaaaaaaaatctgcaattttcattttgcatatttaacGAAGTGtacttattaataatatacactATGAATCTAACCTCTCAGTAATTTTACGCCTTCAAAATTGTCgttcttttttcctctttttcatCCATAACTGTGTTCTTTAGTTAAGTCAGATAAAATGAAAGGAAGAAAttaggaaagaaaaaagtaaataaatgaataataataaaaaaaaaaaaaaaaaaaaaaaaggaggtatatataatatacaaatttaaataattcaacTATTACGAAGCACAAATCTGAATCATTCCGCTCCATCCACCAAATGCATTCTCGCATGTAAATTTTCCCATTTCGGAgcaaattttactttattcaTTTCTACGCTTCTTTATTTCACATCtttcaattaaaaatactGCCTTTTCCTTCAAATGGTAGAGACTGTATCACACCAATGTACCAATGTTTTATGGCTAAAAATATGCGACATTATTTCCAAACTTTCCTGTCAACAAGGGGCCTACCTGCAATTGTCTCTTTGGAACACCAGTACTCCTCAACGATTTTcttatcatcattattacttatatccagttttttaaaaatatgatattcAAAAGATGGATGATCTTTCATTTCAAAAGGTATTTCTGTACCCCTGAATAACCATACACCTTCAATGtcgtaatttttattttcccctAACACTGATATAACAGCAAACGAATATTTTGAGAAATTATTTTCTAGTCTTTGTAAAAACCCTCCTGCCATATTACATGCAACAAAGGATATTTGACATTCATCCTctaatttatcatatttcatataatataaacaaaaaccTTTATCATCATATGCTTTCCAAAAATATGGCATAGCATTATTAAGTAAATCTTTTTCATtactaaatttatatttccaGTCATCAAGAGAAAATGTGGAAGCAGGTAACAAATCTAAAggatttgtttttttttgctttttttcaGTAAGTTCATCACTTAGTAAATCACCTGCATTGTTGGTGTTATCATCATTATCACTATTATCTCCTTccccttttttctttttctttttttcatttgtccCTTTATCCATTCCTTTGGTACCTTTTTCTTGGGCTCCTTTTTTACCACCTTGTGGGCATgcaaacaaatatttaaattgtttttgATTAAATATAGTATCATATAGCCTATacaaatttgtatatttcttAACTAAACTTTCTTCTAATTTTCCTGATTTTATAGCAAAACTAATAATaacacaaataaaaatatcagcAAGTGTTATGTTATTACCTACCATATAttgatttaataataaatgattatTAACACAGGTAAACGTATCTTTAATATGCTTTAACGATTTTTCATTCGATTTATTACTAATATAACAACATACTGGTATTTCTAATtcatatgtattaaaatCTACCCACATATTTACTTCTGCTTCTTCAAATACTCCTTTTcctaataaattttgttctCTCCTCAAACTGCacaaatatttacttatagCATTACTTTCAAATAAGCTCCCACTTGGTGTTACTAACACTGGTAACCTACCCAATGGggaatatttcaaaaattctTCACTCTTATTATCTTTTCCTATTTCGAACTGAGGTATATTCAACTTTATATTACAAAAGGAAGCTACAGCTTGCACTTTCATTGATCGTATATCATTTTTTGGACCCAGTAATTTCtgcaaggaaaaaaaaaaaaaagagagggaaaaaagaaatcatAAGGAAACAACATGCAAGTACATGTGTATGCAAATGGGCATCACAAAAGCAAAAAGCAGAGTGTATGTGTAAAAGTGCGTGTCTGTGTGTGtctcatcatttttttaatttatcataaGCATGAGTAACTCTTTCTATGTGGCACTTTATACACACTACAAAATAAtgcatctttttttttttttttttaatttattttattttattgttttttatttccccTTTATCCTTTTTCCCTTTCCCTTTTTCTTTCAATATGATATCTTCCCTTGCGGGAAAGATACATATGCACAATTACCCAAACGCACCTCCGAATGTGAAGCACCGTAATATGCATACAATAACGTTTGTACATATGCTTACACATGAACATGCATCAACACAGATGCACAACTTCGATGTAGCTAATAGCATTCATTTCTTATGATAACATTCTTTTCCTGCTGTGCatattgtataaatatggTAAATCATAAAAACAGCCGTTAAATTTATGCACACCCTAATTTATACAAATGCCTACAATAATACATTTACTGTGCATAGTGCACATAGATTAGGTACTGTGCTTTTGCCTTTATGCCTTTTATGAGTATCACATACTCtgcttatatttttcgttgcttcatttttttgttcatacgAAATGCATATCACGCGCATTATGTCATTATACGTACTACTGCATCATACATACGACTACACTATGCATGCTACTGCATTATACATACAACTACACTGTACATACGACTACACTATGCATGCTACTGCATTATACATACAACTACACTGTACATACGACTACACTATGCATGCTACTGCATTATACATACAACTACACTGTACATACGACTACACTATGCATGCTACTGCATTATACATACAACTACACTGTACATACGACTACACTATGCATGCTACTGCATTATACATACAACTACACTGTACATACTACTACACTACGCAAACTATATGCATAGAGATTTTCtctttttgcaatttttattcttacaaAATCCATTTTCcttaaatatgtttaaacgaataattttacagttctcgaaaataatacaaaaataaaaaaaacaattacgTAAATTTCAAATAGTCGATTGGGGGCTTCAAcgctttaatttttaagaactattactactaattttaagtacatataattatgcataaacataaatttatatttgcgCAATTACATTTATCTTTgattaaatacatttaaaagcacttaattacattaataatttattaaattcatttatatttgcataaatatgcaacgaaatgatgaaataaaattatgatgaaaaaaaaaaaataaaataaaataaaataaggtgAAATcatatcatttatttaaaaaacagattagtaaatatatcattGCCAACTCTTCACATacgtaaaaaagaaaaaaataatataattctttaaaaaacttACACAATACTGAACAATGCGCAAAAACGAACATAAACAcagataattatatatgcataatatttatatacatatatatatatatatatatatgaaaattcaGGGTCTCTggtttaatttattttttgtgtattgcttttttttttttttttttttgttgctTTCTCCAGTTAATATTACGATAAAAATGATcttaaacaaaaaagtatatatacataatatatatatatacgtatgtatatatatttttttttaatctaaatttatgtacgtgtacatatatatgcagatAAATGTACAAACGtacgtatataatatttatacctTTATAAACATCTTTATATTAGCATGATTAAAGATTGACTGTAAACGGAtgatataaagaaaatattaaaattattcttaaagGAACACCTGTTTGgcaaattaaaatttctaaacaaaatataaagtgaaaacctttataaattaaatttacgagagctatatttttattaattggAAGAGTATTCATTCAGGcgttaaattaaatataaaaagaaaaaaaaactgtccatatatatgtatataaatacatacatacttatgtatatttattactacTCTATTGGTCTTTAAATATAGAAGGTTTTGTTTTCCCTGCTTTATTAATCTATTTATTaacttaattatttattaatttgtttatttttttttttctttttatcaggataaaattattttttttcctgacatgttcatattttttctttataatataatgtttataaaaGTTACGTTACACTTGTATGAAAAATTGTGTTGCTTCACTTATTCGTAACAGAGGATgggtatatacatatatatataaatgtatatatatgtgtat
This region includes:
- the PmUG01_12026500 gene encoding elongation factor 1-gamma, putative, which produces MLLATSKLCICVDACSCKLLGPKNDIRSMKVQAVASFCNIKLNIPQFEIGKDNKSEEFLKYSPLGRLPVLVTPSGSLFESNAISKYLCSLRREQNLLGKGVFEEAEVNMWVDFNTYELEIPVCCYISNKSNEKSLKHIKDTFTCVNNHLLLNQYMVGNNITLADIFICVIISFAIKSGKLEESLVKKYTNLYRLYDTIFNQKQFKYLFACPQGGKKGAQEKGTKGMDKGTNEKKKKKKGEGDNSDNDDNTNNAGDLLSDELTEKKQKKTNPLDLLPASTFSLDDWKYKFSNEKDLLNNAMPYFWKAYDDKGFCLYYMKYDKLEDECQISFVACNMAGGFLQRLENNFSKYSFAVISVLGENKNYDIEGVWLFRGTEIPFEMKDHPSFEYHIFKKLDISNNDDKKIVEEYWCSKETIAGRPLVDRKVWK
- the PmUG01_12026400 gene encoding SprT-like domain-containing protein, putative, translating into MSYGISKLTSVESEYLQKSGKKRRQKTLTDKEISYDYQVNDTRIIDQVNISIGVNDAVEKTYNNLREEEQREQYRVVKDSNVVEDSNGIEDSKSVEDSKSVEDANCVKYSNYVKNSSCTNDSNCEEGIKEENSEEDYDTLEVIRQLSSIQIESDDENCNKDKIAHNKKENINSKKEKKEKKKKKKRKKKRGKNNLSLIYDTSDVECVEDAVVYDESKDTEFPDLQELFSEYNEKYFFSKLKSVQVKWSNKMKLCAGICIFKKSGYCCIRLSLPLLKLRKIKEYRETLLHEMIHAFLFLTRHNSRHDGHGPEFKKHMYRINKATGLCITIYHSFHNEVNFYRNHVWRCTGVCRTYPPHFGYVKRSMNRPPGPKEKWWRRHSSYCCGNFVKINEIEDVKNKELGDQQKGIQVVVPFDNKLDKIKEKKKKKNEFFEKRDDNMDKEAVNDAIIILDSKESFSEKRLDEDNLDIINIIKNLFNDNQDKILSFPDISIDYHKAFESKKYFEID